Genomic window (SAR202 cluster bacterium):
GACGTCGGCTCGTCCAAAAGCAGCAGCTTGGGGCTGCTCACCAGCGCCCTCGCCAGGAACACCCGCTGTTGCTGCCCCCCGGACAGCTCCCGTATGTGCCGCTTGGACAGGCCTCCAATTCCTAGCCTTTCCATGATATCCAACGCGGCTTTTTTATCCCGCGCTCCAAACCACGGAAACGCCACCTTGTCCATCGTGCGCCCCATCATCACCGCCTCCTCCACCGTCACCGGAAAGTTCCAGTCGATGGCCTCCAACTGCGGCACGTAACCCGCCCTCGGCCTCTTCTCCCCCACCAGCGTCCCATCCACCACCGCCCGGCCCTCATATATCTCCACCGCGCCCAGGATGGCCCGCAGCAGCGTCGTCTTCCCAGACCCGCTCGGCCCTAGCAGCCCCACAAAGTCGCCTTCATGTACCACCAGGTCCACGTTCTGAAGAACAGCCTGACCGTTATATCCGCAGGTCATCCCCTCCAGGCTCACCGCTGGCTTCTCGCGACGCCGCTCATGTGGATATGGATGCAGCATTCAGTCCTCTATTGCGGGTACACCGCGCCGCTCGACCCTTCGAACACCGGGCTGGGATCCAGCCCCGACAGCTTGCTCTTGTCGCCCCCCAGGGCCTCGACCATAATCTCCATGTTCTGCGATATCAGACCCAGGTACGAATGTCTGGCATCCCCCGGCGCGCCGGGCAGGTCGTCGTCCCGCAGGCTGTCGACAAACCTGGCCCCGCCTTCTCTGGCGATCTGTTGCAGCACCGGACTCGGAAACACCTCCGACCCGAACACCGCCGGTAATTTCAGATCCCTTACTTGGTCTATCAGATTCGCCACCTCCCTCGCCGACGGCTCCGAGAAGTCGGCGGGCTGCGCCGCTCCCACCACCTCCATCCCGTACCGCCTCGCGAAATACGCCCACGAGTCGTGGTAGGTCAGCAGCTTCCGGTTCTGCGATGGTATGCTGGCGATTGCCTCCTTGATCATCCTATCGTAGTCCACAATGCGCTCCCGAAACTCCGCCAGGTTCGCGTCGTAGTATTCTTTGTTTTCCGGGTCCATCTCCACCAGCTTGCCGTGAATAAGTTCGGCGTACCGCAGCCCCAGCATAGGGTCGGGCCACAGGTGCGGGTTGGGGTGTCCCTCCGACTCGGGAAAGCTGAAGTCGAAGGCCCACTCACCCCTGCTGATAGTGTTGTCCCCAAGCAGCAACACCTGCGCAGAGGCCTTCTTGTTCGCCTCCGCCATCTCCAGCGTCGGCTCCTCTAAAAACAGTCCGTTCACCACAATCAAGTCCGCCTCCGACAGCAGCCTCGCCACCGAAGGCGCAGGCTCAAACGTATGCGAGTTCACCCCCTCCGGCACAATCCCCTCCACTCTAATTCTCTCCCCCCCAATGTTCTCCGCAATGCTCGTTATCGGCGACACCGTCGTCACCACCTTCAGCTTCGTCCCGTCACTATTGCTATCGTCTCCACACGCCAGCGCAAAAACGGTCGCGGCCAGGGTAAGTATGACCAGGAGTCGGCTAATCACTATTATTATTTCCCTTTCCTCATTTCGCTTCTGTTTGCTTTGGATGTTGTGCGCCAGTCTCGGCGCTCACTCTCCCATCTGGTCCCCCTTCTTCTCCTATTGCAAAGGAGAAGAAGGGGTTAGAGCCTGCCCTGAGCTTGTCGAAGGGGGATGATGAGGTGATCCTTATTTTCTCTTCCCCTTCTTCCAGCAGGCTGTACTCAGTCCCGATGCAGTCGGGAAAGGGGCCAGGGGATGGTATCCCGATTATGAACAAGGAATGTATTCTGCGTCATACGCCTTGAGGGGAAGATTAGGATTAGGTCGGAACCTTGGCGTGGCGGAAGTTACCACTTAACACTCCTAACCGAAAAGTATCCTCATTTCCTCCCAGTTTTCTTGGCGCACTTCGCGCACACGCCCGTCACCGTAAAATTGTCCAGGTCCGGCTCAAAAGCGAACTCCTTGACCAGCGTCTGTCGAAAGGCCTTGAGATAGGCCGGGTCCAGGTTGTACGCGCCCCCGCACGCCCGGCACACCATATGGTGATGCTTCCTATGCGGGTCCGTCAGCTCAAAATGCAGCCGGTCCCCAATCGCCACCTCCGTCACCACCCCCAGCTTCTTCAGCAAGTGCAGTGTCCGATAAACCGTGGCGACATCTATATACGGGTACGACTCCTTCGCCCTCCCGTATACCTCATCAACCCCCAGATGATCGTCGCTGTGCGCCACTATGTTCAGGATCAGCATCCGCTGCGGCGTCAGCCGTACTCCCCGCTCCCGCAAAGATTCAATGGTATCCGAATGTCTTGTCATGCAAAAACTAGATGTTGCAATTATTTGCAACAACAAAGATAGGCGTTACCCCGACCTATGTCAACTGTTCTTACGAGGCGGTTCTCATTGCATGTATATGCCCAACACAGGGCTGGGACTCATGAAGAAGAACCGTAACTGTCATTCTGAGACGCAGTCGAAGCCTGCCCTGAGCCTGGTCGAAGGGAATCTAATCAACGTGTCTGCTACCACGCCCCATCTTAAACTTACACCTCAACCTCGGAATGTAGGGGCGAGGTCACTCCACCACCGCTATTCTTTATACGACGTGGAGGCTCGATTTATCGGCCCTCGCCCTCCCCCTCTCCTCCCCCATATGAGTTCTATTACACGTGAAGGATTGAGGCTGTAAACAAGAGATAGAATTGTATTCCGAGCGTAGTCTCCCCAACCTTAGTTTCTATTCAATTAGGGAAGCTCGATTTATCGGCTTGTACTCGCACGAGGTCGAGGAATCTGTCATGACCGCAGCCTGGCCATCATCCTTGCCACTACGCTACGCATCTCTTCTCGTCTGCGATAGCGCAAACAGTACCCAGCCTCCGAACCCGGCCCTCTACCCCATCCGCCACCCCGGCTGCGACAGCACGTCTGCCAGCGGCGACACGCCTCCAATCAGGCTGAGGTCAATGGCCTTCACGTCCGCCACCCCGCACATCGCCATCGTCATCTGTGTCTCCTCCCGCAGCACCTGCAGCACCCCTCGTACTCCCTCCTCACCGGCTACCGCCAGCCCCCAGAACACCGGCCTCCCAATCAATACCGCCCTCGCCCCCAACGCCAGCGCCTTCACTATGTCGCTGCCGCGGCGTATCCCTCCATCCACATACACCTCCGCCTTCCCGTCCACCGCCTCCACCACCTCCGGCAGCATCTCTATGGCCGAAAATTCGGTGTCCAGGATGCCTCCGCCATGGTTCGACACTACCACCGCCTTGGCGCCGTGCTCCACGCACCGCCGCGCGTCGTCCCCGCGCATCACGCCCTTGGGAATAACCGGCAGTCGAGTCTTCGACGCCAGCCACTCCAAGTCCTCAAACGTCGCGCCTGGGTCTCGAATATCGAATAAAACCTTGCTCCCCTCGCCGTTCTCTTTCAGCCCCAGCCCCTTGTAGTTGGGCAGCGTCAGGCTTGCGTTGCTGTTCCGCAAGTCCCGGTCCCGCTTAGGCCGCGCCTTGGAGTCCACCGTCACGCATATAGCCTTGTACCCCGCCTTCTCCGCTCGATTTGCAAACTCTAGATTTAGCCCTTTGTCCCTGAAGAAGTACTGCTGGAACCATCGCGTTCCCGCCCCCGCCAATGCCACCTCCTCCATCGTCTTCAGCGCCGCCGAGCTTAGCATCATCACCACGCCCTCCGCTCCCGCCGCCCTCACCGACGCCACCTCCCCGTCCTTGTGCGCCCGGGCGTGGAACCCTGCTGGCGCCAGCATCACCGGAAATGACATCTTGTGCCCCAGTACCGTGGTGGCTGTCTTTACGCTGCTCACGTCCGTCAGCATCTTAGGCCGCAGCATAATCGTTCCGTAAATCTCGCGATTTCGCCGCAGCGTGAACTCCTCCCCCGCTCCGCCGGCGATACGCTGGTACTCGAGGCTCGGCATCCGCTTCTTGGCCTCGGCCTCATACTCGAAAAGGTTTATCAGGTTCTCGGCCATTCTAGTCTCCTGCTACGCGATGGGCGGCCTCAGCCCGCCGATGTTCGACAGCGCCGCCATCAACGGCGACGTGGTGCCCACAAAGCTGCGGTCAATGCTCTCCAGGTCCGGCGTCCCGCACATAGCCATGGTTATCTCCAGCTCCTCCCTAAGCATCTGCAAGACCGACCGCAGGCCCTCCTCGCCTCCCACCGCCAGCCCCCAGAACAACGGCCTGCCAATGAGCACCGCCTTGGCCCCCAACGCCAGCGCCTTGAATATATCCGTCCCTCGGCGAATCCCCCCGTCCAGATACACCTCCAGCTTCCCGTCCGATGCGTCCACCACCTCCGGCAGCACCTCGATAGTCGCGAAGGTCGTGTCTAGCTGCCGCGCTCCGTGGTTGGACACTATCAGTCCCTTTACACCATGCTCGGCGCACAGTCTGGCGTCCTCCCCTGTCATAATTCCCTTCACGATAACCGGCATCGTCGTGTTGGACAGCACCCAGTCCAGGTCCTTCCAGCTAGCCCCCGGGTCGCGAATGTCGTTGAGCCCTGCCGGAGCGTCGGGCGTGAACTCCCACGAATACGGCTTCAGCTTCAGCCCCGCATAGTTGGGCGGCGAGTCGCTCACATACTTGTTTCGAATGTTCCGCTCCCGCTTGGGCTTCACCTTGGAGTCCAGTGTCAGGCATATAACGCTGTACCCCGCCTCCTCCGCCCGCTGCATCATCTCTTTGGTCAGTCCAGGATCGCGATAGATGTACTGCTGGAACCATATCGGCCCTGTAGCGTGCTTCGACACCTCCTCCAGCGTGTGGCTCGCCGCCGAGCTGACAACCATCAGCGTCCCCTCCGCGCCCGCCGCCTTCACCGTCGCTATCTCGGCGTCCGGGTGCGCCCGCTTGTGTGCCCCGGCCGGGTCCAGCATGATCGGGAACTTGATAGGATGCCCCAAAACGCTGGTCGACGTATCGATGTGGCTTACGTCTGTCAGCACCCTGGGCTTCAGCAAAATCGACTCGTAGACCGCGCGAGTCCGGCGCAGCGTTATCTCGTCCGTCGCCCCGCCGGCGATGAAATCGTACTGCTCCTTGGGCAGCGTCTTCTTCGCGACTGCCTCGTAATCGTAAATGTTGACCAGGCGTGACTTGTCCAGCATGACGGGTCTCCTCAGCGATAAGCCATTGGCGCAGCGGAGTATATGACGCCCTCAAAGCACGGTCAATCCACACGCCAACATACCCCCTGACCAGTCATGAAAGCACGATTACGTTTCCTACCCCATCCGGTTA
Coding sequences:
- a CDS encoding metal ABC transporter ATP-binding protein translates to MTCGYNGQAVLQNVDLVVHEGDFVGLLGPSGSGKTTLLRAILGAVEIYEGRAVVDGTLVGEKRPRAGYVPQLEAIDWNFPVTVEEAVMMGRTMDKVAFPWFGARDKKAALDIMERLGIGGLSKRHIRELSGGQQQRVFLARALVSSPKLLLLDEPTSGVDIKTRDDVMHLLHDLNHDGVTIVLTTHEINSVAAHLPWVVCINGRVLASGPPSEVFTTETLSRTYGADMPVIHYNGLTLVGERSHAYGRNGGAKPSHGSHEHKVVGVNSSEAERG
- a CDS encoding zinc ABC transporter substrate-binding protein, producing the protein MIIVISRLLVILTLAATVFALACGDDSNSDGTKLKVVTTVSPITSIAENIGGERIRVEGIVPEGVNSHTFEPAPSVARLLSEADLIVVNGLFLEEPTLEMAEANKKASAQVLLLGDNTISRGEWAFDFSFPESEGHPNPHLWPDPMLGLRYAELIHGKLVEMDPENKEYYDANLAEFRERIVDYDRMIKEAIASIPSQNRKLLTYHDSWAYFARRYGMEVVGAAQPADFSEPSAREVANLIDQVRDLKLPAVFGSEVFPSPVLQQIAREGGARFVDSLRDDDLPGAPGDARHSYLGLISQNMEIMVEALGGDKSKLSGLDPSPVFEGSSGAVYPQ
- a CDS encoding transcriptional repressor → MTRHSDTIESLRERGVRLTPQRMLILNIVAHSDDHLGVDEVYGRAKESYPYIDVATVYRTLHLLKKLGVVTEVAIGDRLHFELTDPHRKHHHMVCRACGGAYNLDPAYLKAFRQTLVKEFAFEPDLDNFTVTGVCAKCAKKTGRK
- a CDS encoding alpha-hydroxy-acid oxidizing protein produces the protein MAENLINLFEYEAEAKKRMPSLEYQRIAGGAGEEFTLRRNREIYGTIMLRPKMLTDVSSVKTATTVLGHKMSFPVMLAPAGFHARAHKDGEVASVRAAGAEGVVMMLSSAALKTMEEVALAGAGTRWFQQYFFRDKGLNLEFANRAEKAGYKAICVTVDSKARPKRDRDLRNSNASLTLPNYKGLGLKENGEGSKVLFDIRDPGATFEDLEWLASKTRLPVIPKGVMRGDDARRCVEHGAKAVVVSNHGGGILDTEFSAIEMLPEVVEAVDGKAEVYVDGGIRRGSDIVKALALGARAVLIGRPVFWGLAVAGEEGVRGVLQVLREETQMTMAMCGVADVKAIDLSLIGGVSPLADVLSQPGWRMG
- a CDS encoding alpha-hydroxy-acid oxidizing protein, which produces MLDKSRLVNIYDYEAVAKKTLPKEQYDFIAGGATDEITLRRTRAVYESILLKPRVLTDVSHIDTSTSVLGHPIKFPIMLDPAGAHKRAHPDAEIATVKAAGAEGTLMVVSSAASHTLEEVSKHATGPIWFQQYIYRDPGLTKEMMQRAEEAGYSVICLTLDSKVKPKRERNIRNKYVSDSPPNYAGLKLKPYSWEFTPDAPAGLNDIRDPGASWKDLDWVLSNTTMPVIVKGIMTGEDARLCAEHGVKGLIVSNHGARQLDTTFATIEVLPEVVDASDGKLEVYLDGGIRRGTDIFKALALGAKAVLIGRPLFWGLAVGGEEGLRSVLQMLREELEITMAMCGTPDLESIDRSFVGTTSPLMAALSNIGGLRPPIA